A genomic segment from Glycine soja cultivar W05 chromosome 20, ASM419377v2, whole genome shotgun sequence encodes:
- the LOC114403883 gene encoding transcription factor MYB13-like: MVRAPCCEKMGLKKGPWATEEDQILTSYIQKHGHGNWRALPKQAGLLRCGKSCRLRWINYLRPDIKRGNFTIEEEETIIKLHEMLGNRWSAIAAKLPGRTDNEIKNVWHTNLKKRLLKSDQSKPSSKRATKPKIKRSDSNSSIITQSEPAHLRFREMDTTSTACNTSSSDFSSVTVGDSKNIIKSEDIESMETMPVIDESFWSEAAIDDETPTMSSQSLITISNDMPLQYPFANYEETFQQSHAYDSNFDDGMDFWYDIFTRTNDSIELSEF; the protein is encoded by the exons ATGGTGAGAGCTCCTTGTTGTGAAAAGATGGGTTTGAAGAAGGGTCCTTGGGCTACCGAGGAAGATCAAATTCTCACAtcttacatccaaaaacatggcCATGGCAATTGGCGTGCCCTCCCAAAGCAAGCAG GCCTTCTAAGGTGTGGGAAAAGCTGCAGACTCCGCTGGATTAACTATTTGAGGCCTGATATCAAGAGAGGGAATTTCAcaattgaagaagaagaaactatCATTAAGCTGCATGAGATGTTGGGAAACAG GTGGTCAGCAATTGCAGCCAAATTGCCAGGAAGAACTGACAATGAGATAAAAAATGTTTGGCACACCAATTTGAAGAAGAGGCTGCTGAAATCAGACCAGTCCAAGCCAAGTTCCAAAAGAGCCACTAAGCCAAAAATTAAACGTTCTGATTCCAattccagcatcataactcaaTCAGAACCTGCTCATCTTAGATTCAGAGAAATGGACACAACATCAACAGCATGCAATACTTCTAGTAGTGATTTTTCATCAGTCACGGTTGGTGACAGCAAAAATATTATCAAGAGTGAAGACATAGAGTCTATGGAAACAATGCCTGTGATAGATGAGAGCTTTTGGTCAGAAGCTGCAATTGATGATGAAACCCCCACCATGTCATCACAATCTTTGATCACAATCTCAAATGACATGCCACTTCAATACCCTTTTGCTAACTATGAGGAAACTTTCCAACAGAGTCATGCTTATGATTCAAACTTTGATGATGGCATGGATTTCTGGTATGACATATTCACCAGGACCAATGATTCAATAGAATTGTCAGAGTTCTGA